One Gloeobacter morelensis MG652769 DNA window includes the following coding sequences:
- a CDS encoding Rqc2 family fibronectin-binding protein yields MQAVDFTALSAARAEIQSAWIPARVEQIRQDDYQTIKLQLKTFAAQRWLVASCHPQAARLHMGEASRGKGARFSFASTLHQYLGGRVLVRCVQPQWERIVRLGFARRPEQEPEVELHVEVMGKYSNIVLTDPGGQILALAHSVSAAQSRVRPLLLGEIYQSPPPLSGPIPNPDEPFASWCARLSVVPGPFAPALFKAYRGVSQTLAQQMLAEAHLPTKVDVVELTEIDWRRLWELWRQWLACLVQGSYRPGWTTGGYTVLGWDLRAPERSVHTLLDRYYTAQLQVDLLRARRSRLQQILKAALAKAVKRRVALEQMLAGAAEGERHKQMADLLMAHLHQGAEPGAQRVVLEDFESGEPVNIPLDPTKDLVANAQAYYRLHRKAKRAQQAVAPLLEQAREEVAYLEQVGATVELLGESTDLEALLEVEEELVQQKYVEAKEKPATSAETVPFHRFLLEGERLVLVGRNNRQNDRLTFEVASPADLWFHAQEIPGSHVVLKLPPGQQADPEQIQLAANVAAYFSQARQSAFVPVIYTERRFVRKLKGGRPGLVTFRDEKVIWGNPNALPDRGT; encoded by the coding sequence ATGCAAGCCGTCGATTTTACGGCCCTCAGCGCAGCACGCGCCGAAATCCAATCGGCATGGATTCCGGCGCGCGTTGAGCAGATTCGCCAGGACGACTATCAGACTATCAAGCTGCAACTGAAAACCTTTGCCGCCCAGCGCTGGCTGGTGGCCAGCTGCCACCCCCAGGCGGCCCGGCTGCACATGGGCGAAGCGAGCCGGGGCAAGGGGGCGCGCTTTTCCTTTGCTTCGACCCTGCATCAGTACCTGGGGGGCCGGGTGCTGGTGCGCTGTGTGCAGCCGCAGTGGGAGCGGATCGTGCGGCTGGGTTTCGCCCGTCGCCCCGAGCAGGAGCCGGAGGTGGAACTGCATGTCGAGGTGATGGGCAAGTACAGCAACATCGTCCTCACCGATCCGGGCGGCCAGATCCTGGCTCTGGCCCACTCGGTGTCGGCCGCCCAGTCGCGGGTGCGGCCTTTGCTGTTGGGAGAAATCTACCAGTCGCCGCCGCCCTTGAGTGGTCCCATCCCCAACCCCGACGAACCCTTTGCAAGCTGGTGCGCCCGGCTTTCGGTGGTGCCCGGTCCTTTTGCCCCCGCTTTGTTTAAGGCTTACCGCGGGGTCAGCCAGACCCTTGCCCAGCAGATGCTCGCCGAGGCGCATCTACCCACAAAAGTGGATGTTGTCGAACTTACAGAAATCGACTGGCGGAGGCTCTGGGAACTCTGGCGGCAGTGGCTCGCCTGCCTCGTGCAGGGCAGCTACCGCCCCGGCTGGACCACCGGCGGCTACACGGTGCTCGGTTGGGATCTGCGCGCCCCCGAGCGCAGCGTGCACACCCTGCTAGATCGCTACTACACCGCCCAGTTGCAGGTGGACCTGCTGCGCGCCCGCCGCTCGCGGTTGCAACAGATCCTCAAAGCGGCCCTTGCCAAGGCCGTCAAGCGGCGCGTGGCCCTTGAGCAGATGCTCGCCGGTGCCGCCGAGGGTGAGCGCCACAAGCAGATGGCCGATTTATTGATGGCCCACCTGCACCAGGGGGCCGAGCCGGGGGCCCAGCGCGTCGTGCTGGAGGACTTCGAAAGCGGCGAACCTGTCAATATTCCCCTCGATCCGACCAAAGACCTGGTGGCCAACGCCCAGGCTTACTACCGCCTGCACCGCAAGGCGAAGCGCGCCCAGCAGGCAGTGGCGCCGCTGTTGGAGCAAGCCCGCGAGGAGGTGGCTTATCTGGAGCAAGTCGGTGCCACCGTCGAACTATTGGGCGAGAGCACCGACCTCGAAGCGCTGCTGGAAGTGGAAGAAGAACTGGTCCAGCAGAAGTATGTCGAGGCCAAAGAGAAGCCGGCCACATCCGCTGAGACTGTGCCCTTTCACCGCTTTCTTCTAGAAGGCGAGCGTCTCGTGCTGGTGGGACGCAACAACCGCCAGAACGACCGGCTCACTTTCGAAGTGGCCTCGCCCGCGGACTTGTGGTTTCATGCCCAGGAGATTCCCGGCTCCCACGTGGTGCTCAAATTGCCCCCCGGCCAGCAGGCCGACCCCGAGCAGATTCAACTGGCGGCCAACGTCGCCGCTTACTTCAGCCAGGCCCGCCAGAGCGCCTTTGTGCCGGTGATTTATACCGAGCGGCGCTTCGTGCGCAAACTCAAAGGCGGACGACCCGGCCTGGTCACCTTCCGCGACGAAAAAGTGATCTGGGGCAATCCCAACGCGCTTCCCGACAGAGGAACATAG
- the cbiD gene encoding cobalt-precorrin-5B (C(1))-methyltransferase CbiD gives MSRTGYTLPVFAAAAARAALLHLLEKAPCVLVQLDLLGEQAAIPIDQVARLDAKTALGITRSDPGDNLDLTRHTPVWAWVHLEEGTGAVLRLEAGEGLGRTAAGEAAIYRYARQLMEANVAPLVPAGRTATVRFILPEGRALALRTSNAAFGILEGLALLGTSGLSQPLSAADHLESFRAALRERAERERRLVFCIGASGLQAAGRLGLDQGATVQTGNWIGALLVEAGMLGVESVLLLGYQGKLVKLAAGIFNTSSHIADGRLEAIAAGAAAAGADIETVRTVLAAPTADAACALLAAAGWAQRIYTGLAERVSGRSVEYVRKYTERTVAVATVLLDRQGRLIAQDLAAAAWLAGP, from the coding sequence ATGTCCCGCACCGGTTACACTTTGCCTGTTTTTGCCGCCGCCGCCGCCCGGGCGGCGCTGCTCCATTTGCTTGAAAAAGCGCCCTGCGTATTGGTACAGCTCGATTTGCTGGGTGAACAAGCCGCCATTCCCATCGATCAGGTGGCACGGCTGGACGCTAAAACGGCCCTCGGGATAACCCGCAGCGATCCGGGCGACAACCTGGATCTGACCCGCCACACGCCGGTCTGGGCCTGGGTGCACCTGGAGGAGGGCACCGGTGCAGTGCTGCGGCTGGAGGCCGGGGAGGGGCTGGGCCGCACCGCAGCGGGCGAGGCGGCCATCTACCGCTACGCCCGGCAGCTGATGGAGGCAAACGTCGCTCCGCTGGTGCCGGCGGGCCGGACCGCCACGGTGCGCTTTATTTTGCCGGAGGGGCGGGCCCTCGCCTTGCGCACCTCCAACGCCGCCTTCGGCATCCTCGAAGGGCTGGCGCTGCTGGGCACCAGCGGTCTGTCGCAGCCGCTGTCCGCCGCCGACCACCTGGAGAGCTTTCGCGCGGCGCTGCGGGAGCGGGCCGAACGCGAGCGCCGTCTGGTTTTTTGTATCGGTGCAAGCGGTCTGCAGGCGGCCGGGCGGTTGGGCCTCGATCAGGGCGCCACGGTGCAGACGGGCAACTGGATTGGAGCGCTGCTGGTGGAGGCGGGGATGCTGGGAGTCGAGTCGGTGCTGCTTCTGGGTTACCAGGGCAAGCTCGTCAAGCTCGCCGCAGGCATCTTCAACACCAGCAGCCACATCGCCGACGGGCGGCTGGAGGCGATCGCCGCCGGGGCCGCCGCCGCCGGAGCGGACATTGAGACGGTGCGCACCGTGCTCGCAGCGCCCACCGCCGATGCCGCCTGCGCCCTGTTGGCGGCGGCGGGATGGGCGCAGAGGATCTATACCGGGCTTGCGGAGCGGGTGAGCGGCCGGTCGGTCGAGTACGTGCGCAAGTACACCGAACGGACGGTGGCCGTCGCCACGGTGCTGCTGGATCGCCAGGGCCGGTTGATTGCCCAGGATCTCGCCGCAGCAGCATGGCTGGCCGGACCCTAG
- the gmk gene encoding guanylate kinase codes for MVLTGPSGVGKDTILQEVRERHPGLYVSVSATTRAPRPGEVDGTDYRFLSIAEFEEWIATDNLLEWACYVGNYYGTPKTPVLERLAVGEPVVLEIEVQGALQVKNNFPAAMLVFIRPPSLAVLAERLRSRGTEAPEAIERRLARACEELALADRFDYQVVNDKLAAAVEAVERLLFEEIPDEPAGG; via the coding sequence ATGGTGCTCACCGGCCCGAGCGGCGTGGGCAAAGACACGATTTTGCAGGAGGTGCGCGAGCGCCACCCGGGGCTCTATGTCTCGGTGTCGGCCACCACCCGCGCTCCGCGCCCCGGCGAGGTCGACGGCACGGACTATCGCTTTTTGAGCATTGCCGAATTCGAAGAATGGATCGCCACCGATAATCTGCTGGAGTGGGCCTGCTATGTCGGCAACTACTACGGCACTCCCAAGACTCCGGTGCTCGAACGGCTCGCAGTGGGCGAGCCGGTGGTCCTCGAAATCGAAGTGCAAGGGGCGCTGCAGGTCAAAAACAACTTCCCGGCGGCTATGCTGGTATTCATTCGCCCGCCTTCGCTGGCGGTGCTGGCGGAGCGCCTGCGCTCCCGCGGCACCGAGGCTCCGGAGGCCATCGAGCGCCGTCTGGCGCGCGCCTGTGAAGAACTGGCCCTGGCCGACCGCTTCGATTACCAGGTGGTCAACGACAAACTGGCGGCGGCCGTCGAAGCAGTAGAACGTCTGTTGTTTGAGGAAATACCCGATGAACCAGCCGGTGGTTGA
- a CDS encoding M48 family metallopeptidase has translation MGSSSGGGIFRVLIALVLAGGALFTYFSSTQLNPVTGEKQNITITPEQEIALGLQALPQLQRQYGGTSRDIQGQQLVDRVGERLVRGTAASRSPYRFKFHLLDDPRTVNAFALPGGQIFITSALLGRLKSEGELAGVLAHEIGHVVGRHGAEQLAKQQLTQGLTGAAVIATYDPYDPSSRNSAAVAAALGQLVNMRFGREDELESDRLAITYMAEAGYDPRSLLAVMRTLKAAGGGARPPEFFSTHPDPDRRLERIAEAIKQQYPNGVPAGLKP, from the coding sequence ATGGGCAGTTCTTCCGGCGGCGGTATTTTTCGCGTTCTCATCGCACTGGTTTTGGCCGGTGGCGCTTTGTTTACTTACTTCAGTTCCACCCAGCTCAACCCGGTCACCGGTGAAAAGCAAAACATCACAATCACCCCCGAGCAGGAGATTGCCCTCGGGTTGCAGGCGCTGCCGCAACTGCAGCGGCAGTACGGCGGCACCTCGCGCGACATCCAGGGTCAGCAACTGGTCGATCGCGTCGGCGAACGGCTCGTGCGCGGGACTGCGGCAAGCCGCAGCCCCTACCGCTTCAAATTTCATCTGCTCGACGACCCGCGCACGGTGAACGCCTTTGCCCTGCCCGGGGGCCAGATCTTTATTACCAGCGCGCTGCTGGGCCGCCTTAAAAGCGAAGGCGAACTGGCGGGCGTCCTCGCCCACGAAATCGGCCACGTGGTGGGCCGCCACGGCGCCGAGCAACTGGCCAAGCAGCAGTTGACCCAGGGCCTCACCGGGGCGGCGGTGATCGCCACCTACGACCCCTACGACCCGTCCAGCCGCAACAGCGCCGCGGTGGCCGCCGCCCTCGGGCAACTGGTCAACATGCGCTTCGGCCGCGAGGACGAACTGGAGTCGGACCGGCTCGCCATTACCTACATGGCCGAGGCGGGCTACGACCCGCGCTCGCTGCTGGCGGTGATGCGCACGCTGAAGGCGGCCGGGGGGGGTGCCCGCCCGCCCGAATTTTTCAGCACCCACCCCGACCCAGATCGGCGCCTGGAGCGCATCGCCGAGGCGATCAAGCAGCAGTACCCGAACGGCGTGCCGGCGGGCCTCAAACCCTAG
- a CDS encoding DNA-directed RNA polymerase subunit omega → MNQPVVETAELMRRVEQLVDAAANRYRITVQVANRAKRRRYEDLNDDDGNFKPVLRAIFEMSDEMNEPEIIGD, encoded by the coding sequence ATGAACCAGCCGGTGGTTGAAACCGCAGAGTTGATGCGCCGCGTCGAGCAACTGGTCGACGCCGCCGCCAACCGCTATCGCATCACCGTCCAGGTGGCCAACCGTGCCAAGCGCCGCCGCTACGAAGATCTCAACGACGACGACGGCAACTTCAAGCCGGTGCTGCGGGCCATCTTCGAGATGTCCGACGAAATGAACGAACCTGAAATCATCGGCGATTAG
- a CDS encoding histone deacetylase produces MELPFVYSPRYEASLPPAHRFPMGKFSRLYHYLLNHGVARPQQFWEPERAGWEWLTLVHAPRYVADFCAGILSAQEFRRIGLPWSPALVERTCTAVGGTILTARLALSHGLACNTCGGTHHAFADFGSGFCIFNDLAVSARVLLAEGQVRRVLVVDLDVHQGDGTAWIFADEPGVFTFSMHCEQNFPGRKQRSDLDVPLPVGLDDDAYLRVLNEHLPGLIETVRPDLVLYDAGVDPHRSDKLGKLALTDRGLFERDRAVLGLCLKRGIPVAAVIGGGYDNDLDALVARHALLHRAAAEVYHRA; encoded by the coding sequence ATGGAATTGCCCTTCGTCTACAGCCCCCGCTACGAAGCGAGCTTACCCCCGGCCCATCGCTTTCCGATGGGCAAATTCAGCCGCCTCTATCACTATCTGCTCAACCACGGTGTCGCCCGGCCGCAGCAATTCTGGGAGCCGGAGCGGGCCGGTTGGGAGTGGCTGACGCTGGTGCACGCGCCGCGCTACGTCGCCGATTTTTGCGCAGGGATCTTAAGTGCTCAAGAATTTCGGCGCATCGGCCTGCCCTGGAGTCCGGCTCTAGTCGAGCGCACCTGCACCGCCGTGGGCGGCACGATCCTGACGGCCCGGCTCGCCCTCAGCCACGGTCTCGCCTGCAACACCTGCGGCGGCACCCACCACGCCTTTGCGGACTTTGGTTCCGGCTTTTGCATCTTCAACGATCTGGCGGTGAGCGCCCGGGTGCTGTTGGCCGAGGGACAGGTGCGCCGCGTGCTCGTCGTCGATCTCGATGTGCACCAGGGCGACGGCACCGCCTGGATTTTCGCGGACGAACCCGGGGTGTTCACCTTCTCGATGCACTGCGAACAAAATTTCCCCGGCCGCAAGCAGCGCAGCGATCTGGACGTCCCGCTGCCCGTAGGGTTGGACGACGATGCCTACCTGCGCGTCCTGAACGAGCATCTGCCGGGGCTCATCGAGACCGTCCGCCCCGACCTGGTGCTCTACGACGCCGGGGTCGATCCTCACCGCAGCGACAAACTGGGCAAGCTCGCCCTCACCGACCGGGGATTGTTCGAGCGCGACCGCGCGGTGCTGGGCCTCTGTCTGAAGCGGGGCATACCGGTGGCAGCCGTCATCGGCGGCGGCTACGACAACGATCTCGACGCGCTGGTGGCGCGGCACGCCCTACTGCACCGAGCCGCCGCCGAGGTTTATCACCGCGCCTGA